A segment of the Bacteriovorax sp. BAL6_X genome:
TTAGACACCAATGACGATATCATCGTCACCAGGTACTTGATTCACTTCAAAGCATTCAACACGATATAGGTGATCGTTTGACTCTCCTACTGATTTTCTATTTATAGCGCGATCATAATGACGTGGACTATAAAGAACACGGGCAGAGATTGGCCATGTGGCCTCTGCGATTCCATATCCACGGTCATCAGTTTCGACTACTGACCATTTTAAGTATCCATTGCCACCAATGATGACGTTAGAAAAAAGCGCGCGGCCATTACCATAATCCATTAGCATTTTAAGATCTGGCCCAGTGATATTATTGTACTGTTCATGAAATACTGAGTTAATCAGGCGTCCAGCATATGCACGATATGAAACGGGATTGACCTTCTTTTCAAAGATGTCCACTTGGCATCGAAATGCGATGTGATTAGTCGTTCCAAAGTCAACGGTTGCTGCGATTGTTGATAATGCTGAAATAAGCGTTAATGCAATAGAGATTTTAGCTAAAATCTTCATTTGTCCCCCAACTGTAAATAATATTTAACAATTATTATGCAATTGGAGGCGAAGTTCATAGTTAAGAAAACTTAATATTTATTTATCAGTTGGATTTAGGTTTAGGTATAAATTCCCACGAAATAGGCTCATGGCACCACTAAGCGTATCCCCTACTTGATACTTACAATTAGTGCCTACATAGCGTACTCCGCGCATTAGAAGCTCGCTTTCTGATAATGGGTTTAAGTATGCACCCATCCATACATCAGGATATTTTGTACGAATATGGCAGCCGTAGTCTGTGGCCGTTACCTCTGTGATTTCAGCGACTCCCTGGGCCTCTTCATAGTCATAATCAAATTGATATTCATAGCGATCTTTTTGATAAGATTTAAACCAACAATTTGGTCTTGGTTGATTTAAAAGACCGGCCTTAAGTGTGTCCACGCGGCACTGATTTTGAGGATAATCATTAAAGATTGTCACACTTGAGATATGGTCTGATTTTGCATTGATATCACTTCCAGGATAAATCACAGAAGCATCTCTGATGGCACGAAGGCCTCTTAGGCATGTTTTATCTTGTTTACACTCTGTCAGATTCTCAGCGCTAATACCATCCAATTCAGTGCTTCCAGAGCTATTTAAGGCAAAGTATTTCTTTAAGCATTCATTAGTTGCAAAGTAATCAGATTGGGCCTCACTTGAGTATTTCTGTGTTGGCATCACTTTCGGGTAACCTCCGATAATATGGCCAACTTCATGACAAGCAATAAGGGCGAAGGCATCTTTAGAAAGCTTATTTTTGCGTACAAACTCTCCGTGAAAACTGAAACGTACAGATTCTGAATGCCCTTTATAGCCAACTGATGCATTTAACGTCTTTGACTCCCAATTAATGTCGACTTGGCGATTCTTGCCTTGTGGTAATTTTTGGTCATAAATACTAAGAACGCTTTCGACGACCTCGCGAAACTCTTCCTCTGATGTGATTACACTAGAGGCAAATAAATTAGATGTGATAAGGCAAGTCGCTGCAAGTAAGAATGTTTTCATTTTACTTATATAACAGACAATCTGAACGCTATGAGTAATATTGAAATCTATATATAGTGGTGTACAGATTTTGTTGAGACATTATCGCGACGAAAATCCCCTATTTTGCCCCTTATATTGACCCAAATTTAACAATATTCGCTATTCCTAAGTCATATTCTTTCCCCTATAATGTGTCTAATTACTTAAAAATGCGAGGAAATATGTCAGTAAACGGCGTACCATTTATTACTTTAAATCGCTTTGAAGATGGGTTTCGTGAAGAATTCCTTTCGGGCGTTGAAACACTATTTGATAACACACAATTTATTGGTGGACCTCAGGTTAACAAACTTGAAGAGAAGCTAGCAGCTAAGACTGGAGCTAAATACTCAGTTGGTTGTGCCAATGGAACAGATGCGATCCAAATTGCCCTAAGAGCAAGTGGCGTTGAGAAGAATGATGTTGTTCTTGTTCCTGATATGACTTTTTGGGCGACTTTTGAGGCCGTTGTTAACGTTGGTGCAAATCCGGCAACTGTCGATGTTAGTCGCGAAACTCTTCACTGGGATAAGGAAACTTTCAAAGAAGCAGTTGAGAAATTTAAGCCAAAGGCCGCTATTCTTGTTCACCTATACGGTTGGGCATGTCCAGATACAATGGAAATCAGACAAATTGCTGAAGAAAATGGCGTAATGCTAATTGAAGACGGAGCTCAGTGCTATGGGACGACGATCAATGGAGAATCGATTCTAGGTACTGCAAAAATTTCAACAACAAGCTTCTACCCAGCAAAGGTTTTAGGAGCTTCTGGAGATGCTGGAGCGATCTTCTCAAATGATGAAACTCTAATTAATACTTGTCGTACTCTAATCAACCACGGACGTACAAGTCACTATAGCCACGGCCTAATTGGCTGGAATTCAAGAATTGGTGCTTACGAAGCGCTATTTCTAAATCTTTCTCTTGAGCATATTGATGCAAGACTTGATTCACGCCGCAAGGCCGTTAAGTACTATCAAGAAAACCTTCAAGGGCTTCCTCTTAAGATGCAATCAGTACCAGCTCATGTAGGTGAAAATGGTTACTGTAGTGTTGCTCTTATTGAGCCAGAGCTCAGAGATGGTCTTACAGCTGCTCTAAAAGAAGCAAATGTAGGATTTGGGACAATTTATCCAGGTGCCATGAGTAAGCAAGAAGGTGCTCCTGCCCACAGTGTTGGATCAATTGATCGCGGTAATGCCGATTATATTAGTAAAGCAGTTTTAAATCTGCCATGTTTCGCCTATATCACGGAAGAAGAATGCGAGTACGTTTGCCAAGTTGTAAAAAATTACTTTTCAAAATAATCATATCAGGGGCCGTTTTTGCGGCCCCTGTTTTTTCTAACGGAAGAACCGAAAGGCTCAATCAGTTAGAAAGAGAAAGAAGTAAAAGGCCTATTCCAACTAATCAAGTTGGCCTTGGGACTAGTTTTTCATCTTCTCTCTATAAAGTTGGGGATAAATTCGATATTCCTGTCGTTCCTTCAATTAACTACAATTATAAGAGATTTTCTTTTCGTGGGATTGCCGCAAGCTTTCGCCTATTTCCCTTAACAAGTCTAACGCTATCTCCAGACTTTAACAAAGTAGAGGCCGAAGCAGGAACATACAACGATGGACTAAAAGAGCGTGATCGCTCCCTTGATCTTGGTCTAACATTTATGTTGCCGACAAAGTGGTTTATGACAAGATTTAGTTACGCGCATGATATCAGCGGTCGATCACAGGCCAGCAAATACTATGTATCTGTTTCTAAGGCCTTTCCAATTGAACCTTGGAAGGATGAAAAAATTGTTTTAATTCCAGCTCTTACGTATTCTCAGTATAGTGATAATTGGAGCCGTTACTACTTTGGTGTCTCAAGTCTTGAAGCACGCGCAGATCGCCCAGAATACACTCCAGGGGCATCTCACCAGCTAAGTGCTAGGCTCATTGTGAATTACCCTATTGGCAAGAAGTACGTGCTTAATAGCTTCTATTCGTATACGAAGTATTCTTCCGCGGTAGAAGATAGCCCCTTAACGAAAAGAGGCTACCGCGAAAGTATTTTTCTTGGACTAAATTATATTCTTGGGAAATCTGTACAATAACTAAAGTAATTTTCATTGTTAACCGACTAATTCACCATGAAAAACTTTAAAGTCATTATCATTTTGCTCACTTCTATTCAATCATTTGGAATGGCCAAGCTCACAGAGTCTGAATGCTCACAAATTGATATAAGAGAGAATATGTCTCCTGGCATGCGAAAACACTTTTCCTCACCTCGAGATCAAGATTCTATTGGTTGGTGTTACGGTTTCACTGCTTCTGACCTAATTTCTGCTGAAGTTGGTGTTCCTATAAGTTCGGCCCACGTTTCGGCCATTTATAATAAGTCCGTCGATAATAGTACATTTATGAAATTAGGCTATAATATTGGAAATTTAATCATAAACGATAAATTTGAAGATGTCTATGAGGGGGGCTATGCTAGCATGGCCATTCGTAAGAGCTCTAATGGACAAGAACTATGTCGTGAGTCGGAGTTTCCTTTTGATAAAAACAACTATGGGGATACGCAGTCCTTAATCCTCAGACTCGAATCGATAAGAGAACATATTAAAAGCTCGGATAGCAAATCGAAGAAATTAATATGTAGTGAAGTTGAAGCTATTAATACAGATTATAACTTATCTATTGATGCAACAAAACTTCAGCTTGCACTTGAAAAGGAATCATTGAATGCTCTCTTAGAAAAAATCATCGATGATCACTGCAAGAATAAAGTAAAAATACCAAAGTTTAGTGTAAGAACTATGAAAAAGCCAAAGCGACTCTCTGGCCGGCAACATGAAAGGCATGAACACGCTAGAGACATAAAAAAATACTTTAAAAAGATTGGGGCCCAATTGGCCAAAGGAAAACCAGTTGGTGTTAGTTATGGTGCGAATCAGATAGCTTCTAGTGGAACCAACCATTCTAGTGTTCTTATAGGAAGGGCATGGAGTGATGGTCAATGCCTATTTGAAATTAGGAATTCATGGGGTAAAGGTTGCGAAGCTTACGATAGAGATAAAATTGAACTTTGCAACTCTTTTAAAGGTTCATTTTGGGTAAGTGATGAAAAGTTTTATAAGATGGTATATGAAGTACAGTATATTGATAATTAGTATTCTCCTCTCGGCCGCTAAAGCAGAATCTATTGTATTTGTTGCAGATGATTTTAAAGCCGAAGTCGTCTACGAAAAAGAAAGAATGACTTCCAAGGAATGCTTGAATATCTCAGATTGTTTTACGTTTCCAAACTCACTTAAGTTTTATTCTAATCAGAATCCATTGTTTTCGTTATGCTACCAAAGCAAAGGGACTCCACGGTTTGGTCATATAAATAAAGTTAAGATTACAGGCTGTATAAACTCAAATAATAAAGTCGTTGATCTAAACTCACTTATGAAGGCCTATAAAATGGTCAACCCAAAATAGTTGACCATTATATATATTAATCAAGAAACTCAAAGGCCTTCTGTGCAAAGAGTGCATCAGGAAGGATATAAAGCGTCCAGTCTGTGATATCACCGTTAATAATCTTAAGGTTATTCTTCTTATAGCGATTATTATATAAGCGGTAGTATGGCCCAATAAAACGCTCATCAAGTTCAGCTAAAACCCTGTGCGCATTATCTGCATAAGATCTAACGCTACTTGGATGCTTAAGATCACTTATTCTTGTAAGCGCATCCCTTAATACCTTTGCTGCAGTTGCAATTTGCATAAGCTCAGCACCTGTTGTCGAGTAATTATCTGCATGAGACTGCTCATCATTTAAAACAGATAGTGCATTGTAGCTATTAATAACCTTCATAAGACGATGCTTTAATGAAAGCTTTGAGATGTCACTATTATAAAAGAGACGATCATATGCCATTAAGAAATCAGCTGGCGTCTTAAGCTTTCCATCTTTCACAGATTGAGAGATCTCATTGGCCTCTTTCATTATTAGGTAAAGCTCATGCTTATCAACTGTTGATGGATTAAAGACCATCTTAAAATCAAAGTTTATCGTCTCACTTGGGTAATCGATCCCTATCCCAATTTTGCGTCCCTTAAAGTCCTGATCTTGAACTAAGAGTAAGTCCCACACTGGTCCTGCAAGGCGTGGATTAAGTTGTAGTAAGATATCTTTTTTCGTCGTAAAAACTTTCAGATAATTATTAAGAGCAAATCCCGCAAGAGTTGCATTGCCATTTCTTTCATCTGTAGGATTTAACATAGGGCCTGCAATTTTTAGAACAAGCTTTTTAAGGTTTGAGCCTATAATACCATTCTTTAGATTCACATCCCCTATCATGGCATTTAAAACTGAGCCAAATAGTCCAGCGTTCTTTGCTGTACGGCCAATTGATTCTAGCTCAATTTTTAGTAACGTATTACCTAGGAAGATTTCATCTTCATTCTTTTCAAGAATTTCCTTCCTGTAGTTATTTAATGCCACTGCATGAAGCTTTATTTTTGCACTAATTGAAGAACGATTATTCTCTATTACATAATTCTTATCTTCATTACCAAACATATTATTAAAAACTCTTGCGCCAAACCAACGTTTTTTCTTCTCTACTTGATTAAGAGAAATTGATAGATATAGTTGATTATCTCCCTGTGATCTTACCGTTAGATCCTCAAGGATATTCACGCTTCCTTCTTCAAGCGTTGAGAGCATTGCCTTTGCTTCTTTCACTTGAGGCGCAATAGAGGCCGTAAGAATTGAATTAACCAATGACTCAAACTCTCTAAGATTAATCTTAAACGAGTAATCAGTAGGGCCTTCATTATTTAGATCACCAGATGTTCCCACAAAATTGAGGCTATCTTTCTTTTCTGGACGACTGTAGATATGAGATAAGAAATCCTTTGTTCTCACACCGTGACCGATGGCCAGATCAATATAGGTCTTATCCATTAATTTATCGAAGATCGGCTCAATATTCCAAACTTGAACATTATTTTGAGCATAGAGAATCTTTTCACTTAGAATTGTAGGATCTAGGTTAATCTGAAGCCTTCCAGTACGACGATCAATACCTAGAATATTATTAAAGAACTCCACAAGGTTCTCTTCCGTCATCTCTTCAGGAATCGAGTTAAATGGACTTTGAAGGTCTAGTTTTTTTACAGCAATGATTTGTTCTTCAGTCTTTACAGACTGAGTACGCTGGAAGTTCTCCTTGAAGCTTTCCAGCTTTTCAATAAGCTTTCTTTTTACCTCGGCTTCATCAACAATCACTTCATCTTCTTTGGTCGCAAGTGGATCACTAATAAGATAAGTCTTTAAGATATTTGCTGTGGCCAGTTTCGTAAATTCTTCAAGAAAGTACCCCTTATCTGTCTTAGGAGTTAAGAGGATACGTCCTTGGCCACTACCAAGAGTTGCATTTTTAATATCAAGTTCTAGAACCCCTTTATCTTTCATATACGTATAAAGAGAAATTTCAAATGGAATAGAATCCCCATAAGTTTTGCTATCGAGGCGAATATCTGGATTGTTAAAGTCAATTCCCTCGCCTTCAAGTCCCATTTCAAATAATGAATTGAGTTCAAGATTCACACGTCCTTTTAAGATTACTCCGGGTAAATGAGGAGCAAGAACGACATCTAATTCTTTAAATAGTGGCTCCTTATCAATAAGTTTGAAGTCGCGGAAAAAGTTTGTAAATTGTGAGACAGCATTTTGTGAGATACGAGAGTTCACAAATGGCATCTCTGGGCCTTTGCGTCCTCCATTTCGAGTTTCCATATCCACAACATGTCTAAGCTTTAAATCGGCAATTGAGACCCTTAGAAACTCATCTGCTTGCTCAAAGAATTTAATATTGGCAAGTTGAGGTTCATCGATAAAGTATAGGTCTTTTTGACTTAGGGCATTTCTTGCTTTTGAAATCGATGTCTTGAGTATTTCGTTAATGATCATTCTTTCGCGATCATTCCAATTATAAATCCCTGTCGCTTCTAACAGTCTAGAATGAATTTTGGAGAGTCTTAGCTCTGTATCAGCACTAAATCCGTAAGTCTTATATTCTTGTTCACGAAGTTTTTTAAGCTCATCAGCAGCAACTTTTCCATCTGTCTTAACGCCTTTAATA
Coding sequences within it:
- a CDS encoding DegT/DnrJ/EryC1/StrS aminotransferase family protein; this translates as MSVNGVPFITLNRFEDGFREEFLSGVETLFDNTQFIGGPQVNKLEEKLAAKTGAKYSVGCANGTDAIQIALRASGVEKNDVVLVPDMTFWATFEAVVNVGANPATVDVSRETLHWDKETFKEAVEKFKPKAAILVHLYGWACPDTMEIRQIAEENGVMLIEDGAQCYGTTINGESILGTAKISTTSFYPAKVLGASGDAGAIFSNDETLINTCRTLINHGRTSHYSHGLIGWNSRIGAYEALFLNLSLEHIDARLDSRRKAVKYYQENLQGLPLKMQSVPAHVGENGYCSVALIEPELRDGLTAALKEANVGFGTIYPGAMSKQEGAPAHSVGSIDRGNADYISKAVLNLPCFAYITEEECEYVCQVVKNYFSK
- a CDS encoding MipA/OmpV family protein; translation: MRVRLPSCKKLLFKIIISGAVFAAPVFSNGRTERLNQLERERSKRPIPTNQVGLGTSFSSSLYKVGDKFDIPVVPSINYNYKRFSFRGIAASFRLFPLTSLTLSPDFNKVEAEAGTYNDGLKERDRSLDLGLTFMLPTKWFMTRFSYAHDISGRSQASKYYVSVSKAFPIEPWKDEKIVLIPALTYSQYSDNWSRYYFGVSSLEARADRPEYTPGASHQLSARLIVNYPIGKKYVLNSFYSYTKYSSAVEDSPLTKRGYRESIFLGLNYILGKSVQ